Proteins from a single region of Apium graveolens cultivar Ventura chromosome 7, ASM990537v1, whole genome shotgun sequence:
- the LOC141671294 gene encoding disease resistance protein RPP13-like, translating to MVDAIVSLAIEKLGAFIAQEVNILLEVKDNLRWLKDELRYLQSSVRSAESRLEEEQIRNWVEDVRDVANDAIKILSDFSAHQEEYAAPKRGILDRVRGCVCVCNREVMLYDIGKEIESLKRRIEVIKNRRNEYRIDNILATPNKQQKERTLLRITAINNQVEVVGFEDDFKILKAELDSKDLALKVISIHGMGGLGKTSLATKLYNSSELRNFDTRAKVCVSNEYNIKDVLKRIVTSFMGAQYEQKLSTMDEYHLLQHLPELLQSQGRYLVLIDDIWDIKVWDQIKIAFPNQKNRSRIIITTRNKKVAEMADGKCFVHQLRFLTEDESWELFCKRAEPTIQNLKKLGREMVGKCRGLPLAIVVLSGLLSHNMSYEYWSKVKEHIWRHLKDDDLSPQIGEILSLSYNDLSPQMKDCFLYLARYPEDHVIDLDELKRLWIAEEFISEAEEGEGVIMEDLAEDCLNELINRNLLQVNDLRWNGQVQGCRVHDLVRDLAIKKAKEHKLLVVLESGKHHPEHIHLLEGQPRHVIYNEIGEYLKLVERRFDALLVRSLAVVNYLSGKYELEEMKLVCARFKNLKVLDMTSVHSEVIPEEIGDLVHLKYLGLMGHEEYSTIPIDIPASIGRLKKLQTLHGRRSTDYTVPREICELHELRHLAINVTGSLNIGTHQTKLQTLGVIEYKEWMKIYTDNLTNLHTLSIYDKGGREEAYSYTLESVSNLTSLQTFIHFGSIKIATLKPLSYCNRLRSVDLFGTLKDPSELRHLPDSITDLSLRESKFTEDPMPTLGSLSNLTALRLDNVYRGNKMVCSENGFPSLQILILEEFINLEELEVGDGAFPSLKQFQTYHCRNLKKIPVQLAERVSPWVR from the coding sequence ATGGTTGATGCAATCGTATCTCTTGCAATTGAAAAGCTTGGTGCATTTATTGCACAAGAAGTTAACATTCTACTTGAAGTGAAAGATAATTTAAGGTGGCTCAAAGATGAATTGCGCTACCTCCAATCTTCCGTAAGATCTGCAGAATCAAGACTGGAAGAGGAGCAAATCCGCAACTGGGTGGAGGACGTTAGAGATGTCGCCAATGATGCGATAAAAATCCTGAGCGATTTCAGTGCTCACCAAGAAGAATATGCAGCTCCGAAACGAGGTATCTTGGATCGTGTTCGGGGCTGTGTTTGCGTGTGCAATAGAGAAGTTATGCTTTATGatattggcaaggagattgagtCACTCAAAAGAAGGATTGAAGTGATCAAGAATAGGCGAAATGAGTACCGTATTGACAACATCTTAGCCACTCCAAACAAGCAGCAGAAAGAGAGAACATTGTTGAGAATAACCGCCATTAATAACCAGGTGGAAGTGGTTGGTTTTGAGGATGATTTTAAGATTTTGAAGGCTGAACTTGATAGCAAGGATCTCGCCCTCAAAGTCATTTCAATTCACGGAATGGGGGGCTTGGGCAAGACTTCACTTGCCACAAAGTTGTACAACTCTAGCGAGTTGAGAAATTTTGATACTCGTGCTAAGGTTTGTGTGTCCAACGAATATAACATAAAAGATGTTTTGAAGAGAATAGTGACGTCTTTTATGGGAGCTCAGTACGAACAAAAGTTGTCAACCATGGACGAGTACCATTTGCTGCAGCACCTGCCAGAGTTACTTCAAAGTCAAGGCCGATATTTGGTTTTGATTGATGATATATGGGACATAAAGGTTTGGGACCAGATTAAGATTGCTTTTCCAAACCAGAAAAACCGTAGTAGAATCATCATAACCACCCGCAACAAAAAAGTTGCAGAGATGGCAGATGGCAAATGTTTTGTCCATCAACTCCGTTTTCTAACAGAAGATGAGAGCTGGGAATTGTTCTGTAAGAGAGCAGAACCAACAATCCAAAATTTGAAGAAATTAGGAAGGGAGATGGTTGGTAAATGTCGTGGTTTACCACTTGCAATCGTGGTACTGAGCGGTCTCTTATCACACAACATGAGCTATGAATATTGGTCAAAGGTGAAGGAGCATATATGGAGACACTTGAAGGATGATGACTTGTCTCCCCAGATTGGGGAAATACTGAGTTTGAGTTATAATGACTTGTCTCCCCAAATGAAAGACTGTTTTCTCTACCTTGCAAGGTACCCGGAAGACCATGTGATTGATTTGGACGAGTTGAAGCGTCTATGGATTGCAGAGGAATTCATATCAGAAGCCGAAGAAGGTGAAGGAGTAATCATGGAGGATTTGGCTGAAGATTGTTTGAATGAGCTGATTAACCGTAATTTGCTTCAGGTTAATGATTTGCGATGGAACGGACAAGTTCAGGGTTGCCGGGTCCATGATCTTGTCCGTGATCTTGCCATAAAAAAAGCAAAGGAGCACAAGTTGTTGGTCGTTTTGGAATCAGGTAAACACCATCCAGAACACATTCATTTGTTGGAAGGACAACCCCGTCATGTCATTTACAATGAAATAGGTGAGTACTTGAAACTAGTTGAGCGTAGATTTGATGCTTTACTTGTGCGTTCATTGGCAGTGGTAAATTATTTAAGTGGTAAATATGAATTAGAAGAAATGAAGTTGGTGTGTGCGAGATTCAAAAATCTTAAAGTCCTAGATATGACAAGTGTACATTCAGAGGTAATACCAGAAGAAATAGGAGATTTAGTTCACTTAAAGTACTTGGGCTTAATGGGTCATGAGGAGTATTCTACAATACCTATAGATATTCCAGCAAGTATAGGCAGGCTTAAAAAGCTACAAACCTTGCACGGTCGGAGGAGTACAGACTACACAGTTCCTAGGGAGATATGTGAGCTTCATGAGTTGAGGCATTTAGCCATTAATGTTACTGGGAGTTTGAATATAGGTACCCACCAAACAAAGTTGCAGACTCTTGGTGTTATAGAGTATAAAGAATGGATGAAGATTTATACTGATAATCTCACCAACCTCCATACACTCTCTATATATGATAAAGGAGGAAGAGAAGAAGCATACAGTTACACGCTGGAGTCCGTATCCAATTTAACAAGTCTCCAAACATTCATACACTTTGGATCTATTAAGATTGCAACACTCAAACCACTTTCGTATTGCAATCGTCTCAGGAGCGTTGACTTATTCGGTACTCTAAAAGATCCATCGGAACTACGTCATCTGCCCGATTCAATCACGGATTTAAGTCTAAGAGAAAGTAAGTTTACAGAAGATCCAATGCCCACTCTGGGAAGTTTGTCGAATCTCACCGCTCTTCGGTTGGATAATGTGTACAGGGGAAACAAAATGGTATGCAGTGAGAATGGGTTTCCAAGTCTTCAAATTTTAATATTGGAAGAATTCATCAATCTGGAAGAATTGGAAGTTGGGGACGGAGCTTTCCCTTCTCTCAAACAATTTCAAACATATCATTGTCGAAATCTGAAGAAGATTCCTGTACAACTAGCGGAACGCGTAAGCCCCTGGGTTCGATGA
- the LOC141671298 gene encoding putative phospholipid hydroperoxide glutathione peroxidase, with translation MASELSSVQSIHDFTVKDGKGNDVELSKYKGKVLLIVNVASQCGLTTSNYTELAELYQKYKDQGLEILAFPCNQFNGQEPGTNEEIENFVCTRFKAEYPIFSKVDVNGSDAAPLYKYLKSVKGDEIEWNFAKFLVDKDGKLVERYAPTTTPLTFENDIKKVLGVA, from the exons ATGGCCAGTGAATTAAGCAGTGTGCAATCCATCCATGACTTCACTGTCAAG GATGGCAAGGGGAATGATGTAGAGCTAAGCAAGTACAAGGGTAAAGTTTTGTTGATTGTCAATGTTGCATCTCAATG TGGCCTTACCACTTCAAACTATACAGAGTTGGCAGAGTTGTACCAGAAGTACAAGGATCAAG GACTAGAGATTCTTGCATTTCCATGCAACCAGTTTAATGGACAGGAGCCTGGGACTAATGAAGAAATTGAAAACTTTGTCTGCACTCGTTTCAAAGCTGAATATCCTATCTTCAGTAAG GTTGATGTGAATGGATCAGATGCTGCTCCGTTATACAAGTACCTCAAGTCTGTCAAAGGAGATGAAATTGAATGGAATTTTGCCAAGTTTTTAGTCGATAAAGATGGCAAACTTGTTGAACGTTATGCTCCCACAACCACTCCGCTTACCTTTGAG AATGATATCAAGAAAGTTTTAGGAGTCGCTTGA